The following is a genomic window from Syntrophales bacterium.
TGGGCTTTGGCAATTATCGCTCCTCCTCTTATGGTGCGGATCAAGTCACTGGAATAGACGGCCGCCAGATTTTCATCTCTCAGTCTATCCGCTACGGCCTCCATCTGCCCGATTCCGAGTTCCGTTATATCAACATCATTATGACCATTACACGTCCCATCCAAATAATTTGTCACCTGGCCATGTCTTACTAAATATAATCTGGTATGAATATCCACCTGGCTCTCCGTCCTACACGGCAAAAAGTCCGCATATCATTAGAAGTGTAACAACCTCGTTAATCTCATTCGCCGCACCCATGATATCCCCCGTTACCCCCCCGATACGCCTTTTGAAAAAGAGACCGAGAAGAAGTGTAATGGCTGCGATAAGAAGCATTATCACCAATCCCCTTAGTTGAAAGAGACCAATTAGTATGACTGCAGTTATAAGTGTGGAGATAACGTATTCTTTTCTCCCCGCAAACCGGGTAAACACAAGGGCTGTTCCGTTTCCGGATCTGGCATAACTGAAGCCGGATGCCAGCTGAACCGTTGACCACCTCCCTAAAACAGGCATTATCAGAAGGGCTGAGTTTTTTATTTCAGCGGGTACCTCCATCAGGGCAGATACCTTCAATATCAGAAGGAGTATCAGGCCGACGACGGCGAAGGAACCGATCTTGTTGTCCCTCATAATAGCGAGGGTTTTTTCACGGTCTCTCCCTCCGGCCAGACCGTCAACCGTATCGGCGAAACCATCGAGATGAAGAGCGCCCGAAAGTATTACCAGGGCCGCGATGACAAGTATATCAACGACAGGCAAAGGAAGGAAAAGGCTAAAGACAGCCCTGACGGCCACGAGTGTCAAACCGATGAGGAAACCGACGACAGGGTAATAGGACATCGACCTGCCAAGATCTTCCCCTGTAATGTCAGGATCTCTTGACACCCTGATTATGGTAAGAAACTGTAATGCTGCAAGAAATCCCTTCATTATTTCAGTGCCTTATCCACACCTGCCGATTCAAAGGTCGCCATCCTTGTCATGATCTTTACGGCGGCCTCGATTATAGACATGGCTATAGCTGCACCCGTCCCCTCCCCCAATCTCATATCTAAATCGAGAATCGGCTTCTGCCCCAAACGCTCAAGCATCTGCTTATGTCCGGCTTCGGAAGAAAGATGCGAGCAGAACAGGTATTCATTTATCGCGGGATTCAGCGCAACGGCTATCAGGGCACCCGCTGTGGAGATAAAACCGTCGACTACAACCGGTATCCGGTGAAAGGCACAACCTATAATGAGCCCGGCTATCCCCCCTATCTCAAATCCGCCCACTTTGGCCAGGACATCTACAGGATCTCCAGGGTCCGGTCGATTCAGCTTTATGCCGCTTTCTATCACCTCCGCCTTTTTCCGGAGTGCTCCGTCATCAATACCCGTGCCCCGGCCGGTCACTTCCAATGCCGGCAGGCCGGTAAATACGGACAGGATCGCACTGGAAGGAGTGGTGTTTCCTATACCCATTTCCCCCGTTCCCACGATATCCGCACCCTTTCCGGCATATTCGTCGGCCAGACCGATACCGGTTTTTATCGACCGCAGGGCCTCATCGTAGGTCATGGCAGGACCTTTAGAAAAATTCTTTGTCCCATAACCTATTTTATTGATAACAAGGCCTTCGGCGGGTTCAAAATCATGAGCCACCCCGATGTCCACGACAACTACCTCCGCCCCCACGTGGCCCGCGAGCACATTTATGGCAGCGCCTCCGGAAAGCATATTCAAAACCATCTGGATTGTAACCTCTCCCGGATAGGCGCTTACACCTTCTTCCACAACACCATGGTCACCGGCGAAGGTAAATATCACCTTTTTATCAATGGATGGGTTCAAATCTTCTCTAATAGCCGTGTACCTCTGGGCAATCTCTTCAAGCCTGCCAAGGCTTTCAGGAGGCTTTGTAAGGCTGTCAAGTCTTTGCTTTGCCCGCTTCAGGTAGTCTTTGTCCAACGGCTGGATGCTGTTTAGTATCTTCTGTAAATCTCTCACTCTCTTCTCCTGATTTGATTTTTCATAACACCTTAGCCATTTGAAATCCCCCTTAATCCCCCTTTAGAAAAGGGGGAGAGCATAAGGTTCTCCCCTTTTTAAAGGGGAGTTAGAGGGGATTTTAGTAGTAATCATTACTTTTTTCAAACAGCTAAAGTGTTACAATTTTTCATTGTTGTATATTTTTTCCTTGCTGAAAGCTGGCGGATGATAGCCAAACGCTCTACTTTATTTTGATGGGAATACCGGAGATAAGAGCATAAACCTCGTCCGCCCTCCTCGCTATCCTCTGATTGAGGAAACCGAGCTGGTCCCGGTATTTCCTTGCCAATTTATTTTCCGGGACTATCCCCATCCCTACTTCATTGGAAACTATTACAATCGTTCCCTTAAACTCATCTATACTCGAAAAGAAATCATCCACAATTTCTGATATCTTTCCATCTGAAAATCCCCCCATCCCCCCTTTATTAAAGGGTAAAATCCCCCTTTGCCCCCCCTTTAGTAAAGGGGGGATGGGGGGATTATACTCAAGAAGAAGGTTGGACATCCAGACCGTAAAACAATCAACAAGGACCGCATCATATGAGCCCGCCGCCGACCTCAGCACCCTTCCAAGGTGGACCGGCTCCTCCAGGGTATCCCACCGGTTTCCCCTCTGCTCCCGGTGCTTTTCAATCCTTTGGCGCATCTCATCATCAAGGGCCTGTGCAGTAGCCAGGAACAGCCTCTTTCCACTCAATTTTTCCACCAGATCCTGGGCAAAATCGCTCTTACCGCCCCTGGCCCCGCCTGTTACGAAAATAATCATATTTTATCCTCTTAGATGTTTGCATAACACACATAAAATCGTTGCAATATAAGGGGATAGATGCACTCGTAAAAAGTCTTTTCATAGCGAATCTAAGCATTTTGGGGAAAAGATGCTGGCAGTGACTGGCGTTAAAAAAATCTAATTGTTTGAGTGCATTAGCACGAGTTTTTAGATTTTTAGCCAGGCAATGTCAGCATCCCCAAAATGGTTCTGAGCGAAGAAAACTGACTTTTTACGAACGTGTCAATGATAACCTGTTCCCCATTTACAAAGAATCAATCATTCCATAATAAAGCTCTTCAAATGCCAAGAGACTTGAAACTGATTTTACTCGGATTTTAAGCAACGATGCAATGGGTGCAATAATCTGAAGCGTCTCCTCTTTCGTTACCAGTATTTCCTGTGGCAGAATCCCCTTCTCTTCTAAAAAGCTGAGAAAATGATTTCTGAACTCTGAAGCGTCGCTCCATATTTCAAACATATAAAGGTCTAAAGCCATCATTGAGCGATGATCCATTACTGCAAGCATTTTGGGGAAATAGGGTCTTTCTTTTTTCTCCCCCACAGGCATAGGAGCAAAGGCAATTTCGATTTCCCAGATGGAGTCCGTTTTGACAGCCCCCTTTTTGATCTTTTGTATCCTGACTTCATCGACCCGGTCATCTAACACCCTGGTTTTTTCCACGGGAGCGGGTTTCATCCATCTATCTTCCCAGAGAATAATATCTTCAATTTTATCAGGAATCCTTATCAAATATTCATTTCCGCCGGGCGCCGTGAGTAAATCTTCATCTTCTTCAAAACGCAAAGCCACATCAATGGCCTGTTCTATAGCGGCAGTCAGAAACAACGCCTCTTCTTTTGTTAGAAACCACGGAACATAACCCGGCCTGTAACTTCTGAACATGGGCCATTCGTTTCGTCCACGAAACTTTAAACCAAGCTTTTTTATTAATTGAATATCTTCTTTTTGTAAATAATCCCTGTCTTCAAAGGAAATCATGAGGCATTTTTGATAATGGAGCACATCGGGATCGGTTTCAGTAATTTCACCGGATTGGAGTTTGAGGTATCCCCCAAGACCCTCCGATCCCAGATACATAGTCATACCGAACATTTCTCCAAAATTCCCCAGAACACAGCAATATCCAATTTGCCCGTCATCCGGATTCTGAACCCCAAACAGATCGCTATCGTACATCCAATCCCAGCATTCTATTTTTTTAAATTCTGTTGCGACTTCGTAAAGTCTTCGCCACTCTTTAATCGTGGGACTTTGATCTTTCACTGACAGTACCCCCTTAGCTGATTCTCCACAACCTCCAGAATAGCCACCCCTAAATGCGGATTTGTTTCCGGTTCTTTCATGGTATTGAATCTCCCCGCAGCAAGCTACGGGGAATCTCCGACTGTTTAGTAAGTTAGGATTTGCTTTCTGGTAGAA
Proteins encoded in this region:
- the cobT gene encoding nicotinate-nucleotide--dimethylbenzimidazole phosphoribosyltransferase — its product is MRDLQKILNSIQPLDKDYLKRAKQRLDSLTKPPESLGRLEEIAQRYTAIREDLNPSIDKKVIFTFAGDHGVVEEGVSAYPGEVTIQMVLNMLSGGAAINVLAGHVGAEVVVVDIGVAHDFEPAEGLVINKIGYGTKNFSKGPAMTYDEALRSIKTGIGLADEYAGKGADIVGTGEMGIGNTTPSSAILSVFTGLPALEVTGRGTGIDDGALRKKAEVIESGIKLNRPDPGDPVDVLAKVGGFEIGGIAGLIIGCAFHRIPVVVDGFISTAGALIAVALNPAINEYLFCSHLSSEAGHKQMLERLGQKPILDLDMRLGEGTGAAIAMSIIEAAVKIMTRMATFESAGVDKALK
- the cobU gene encoding bifunctional adenosylcobinamide kinase/adenosylcobinamide-phosphate guanylyltransferase codes for the protein MIIFVTGGARGGKSDFAQDLVEKLSGKRLFLATAQALDDEMRQRIEKHREQRGNRWDTLEEPVHLGRVLRSAAGSYDAVLVDCFTVWMSNLLLEYNPPIPPLLKGGQRGILPFNKGGMGGFSDGKISEIVDDFFSSIDEFKGTIVIVSNEVGMGIVPENKLARKYRDQLGFLNQRIARRADEVYALISGIPIKIK
- a CDS encoding histidine phosphatase family protein encodes the protein MDIHTRLYLVRHGQVTNYLDGTCNGHNDVDITELGIGQMEAVADRLRDENLAAVYSSDLIRTIRGGAIIAKA
- the cobS gene encoding adenosylcobinamide-GDP ribazoletransferase, with the protein product MKGFLAALQFLTIIRVSRDPDITGEDLGRSMSYYPVVGFLIGLTLVAVRAVFSLFLPLPVVDILVIAALVILSGALHLDGFADTVDGLAGGRDREKTLAIMRDNKIGSFAVVGLILLLILKVSALMEVPAEIKNSALLIMPVLGRWSTVQLASGFSYARSGNGTALVFTRFAGRKEYVISTLITAVILIGLFQLRGLVIMLLIAAITLLLGLFFKRRIGGVTGDIMGAANEINEVVTLLMICGLFAV